Proteins co-encoded in one Deltaproteobacteria bacterium genomic window:
- a CDS encoding ribosome maturation factor RimP produces the protein MRPDLKKAQAIIEPIVRGLGCDLVELRFLSEAGRAVLRVSVDREGGISLGECQQISREIETPLEVEEVLPGHYYLEVSSPGLDRPLVKEEDYLKFAGRKAALRTGPSIEGRRNFKGILQGIEQGVIRMQIDGQEYRIPFNTVERGHLVFEGK, from the coding sequence ATGAGACCGGATTTAAAGAAGGCACAGGCAATCATTGAGCCAATTGTTCGTGGGCTTGGCTGTGATCTCGTTGAGCTCCGGTTTTTGAGTGAAGCGGGACGGGCTGTTTTGAGGGTTTCCGTTGATCGCGAAGGGGGAATCAGCCTGGGCGAATGCCAGCAGATTTCACGCGAGATTGAGACGCCGCTTGAGGTTGAGGAGGTCCTGCCGGGTCATTATTATCTGGAGGTCTCAAGTCCCGGATTGGATCGTCCCCTCGTGAAGGAGGAGGATTATCTGAAGTTTGCCGGCCGGAAGGCAGCTCTTAGGACGGGACCTTCCATTGAGGGTCGGAGAAACTTCAAGGGAATTCTCCAGGGGATTGAGCAGGGAGTGATACGGATGCAGATTGACGGACAGGAATATCGGATCCCTTTCAATACCGTTGAGAGGGGACATCTTGTTTTTGAAGGCAAGTAA